Proteins from a single region of Aureibacter tunicatorum:
- a CDS encoding metal-dependent hydrolase gives MDILSHAFSGIACGTVIASYGKNNWKEKASIILAGGLGGAIPDIDAVSMWSKFDQTIGKALGLTASGKSIYVGKFWYSHHGFTHSILASILFTLFFLAIISFFKKHSIENTRRNSWMALSFLSGMLVHAIEDMPTPWGAWGGVRLFFPNEMYIGGFGNIWWWNNYDLFLIICAVIFINISIISLPIRVQNLKRFACSLTFMLGLAFGARQITTRPVNFNELNKTQNYMQLEKKSKEIQKEILGKKVYNIMHDIDQKIPFYF, from the coding sequence ATGGACATACTATCGCATGCCTTTTCGGGAATAGCTTGTGGAACAGTCATTGCTTCTTATGGAAAGAATAATTGGAAAGAAAAAGCCAGCATAATACTAGCGGGAGGATTAGGAGGTGCCATACCCGATATTGACGCTGTGTCCATGTGGTCAAAATTCGATCAAACCATTGGCAAGGCTCTGGGCTTAACAGCATCCGGCAAGAGTATTTATGTAGGTAAGTTTTGGTACTCGCATCATGGCTTCACTCATTCCATTCTGGCATCGATATTATTTACATTGTTTTTCTTGGCTATCATCTCGTTTTTTAAAAAACATTCCATTGAGAATACCCGAAGAAACAGCTGGATGGCGCTTTCTTTTTTGAGCGGCATGTTAGTACATGCAATCGAGGACATGCCTACGCCTTGGGGAGCTTGGGGAGGCGTGAGATTATTCTTCCCAAATGAAATGTATATTGGAGGATTTGGGAACATATGGTGGTGGAATAATTACGATCTATTTCTGATTATTTGCGCCGTAATTTTCATCAATATATCCATCATCAGCCTGCCTATTCGAGTACAAAACCTAAAACGATTCGCATGCAGCTTGACATTTATGCTTGGCTTGGCTTTCGGTGCTCGACAAATTACAACCCGTCCAGTCAATTTTAATGAATTAAACAAAACACAGAATTATATGCAGTTGGAAAAAAAATCCAAAGAAATTCAAAAAGAAATACTTGGTAAAAAAGTGTATAATATCATGCATGACATTGATCAAAAAATTCCTTTTTATTTCTAA
- a CDS encoding helix-turn-helix domain-containing protein — MLNTEKNKSYCPLAHALELIGGKWKCLILFHLIEGPKRSGSLQKDVHGLSNKVFSETVRSLEKNDLISRTVYPTVPPKVEYKLTDLGISLIPILKALDDWGKKLDARTSSNL; from the coding sequence ATGTTGAATACTGAAAAAAATAAATCTTATTGCCCACTGGCTCATGCCTTGGAACTTATTGGAGGAAAATGGAAATGCTTGATCTTATTTCATCTTATCGAAGGTCCCAAACGTTCGGGCTCACTTCAAAAAGACGTTCATGGCCTATCCAACAAAGTATTTTCGGAAACTGTAAGAAGTCTTGAAAAAAACGATTTAATCTCAAGAACGGTTTACCCTACTGTCCCTCCAAAAGTGGAATACAAGCTAACGGACTTGGGAATAAGCTTGATTCCCATACTAAAAGCCTTGGACGATTGGGGTAAAAAACTAGATGCTCGAACTTCTTCGAACCTTTAA
- a CDS encoding Crp/Fnr family transcriptional regulator codes for MDFSEFTLKKVSKGDILQREGDETLRSYFVKKGLLRSYVIDAKGKEHIFLLAPEGWIIGDVYAINHSKETNLFIDALEASEVLVIDETIDAFSNQEIKAGVEKLLKRIGVLQNRILMQMSSSALERYEHFLEMYPGLTQRVPQRMIASYLGITPQALSRIRSNSAKKLE; via the coding sequence ATGGATTTTTCAGAATTCACATTAAAGAAAGTGAGTAAAGGCGATATTCTTCAGCGTGAGGGAGACGAAACTTTACGCAGTTATTTTGTTAAAAAGGGTCTGTTGCGTTCATATGTGATTGACGCTAAAGGCAAAGAGCATATTTTTTTGTTGGCGCCTGAGGGATGGATCATTGGAGATGTATATGCGATCAATCACTCTAAGGAAACGAATCTCTTTATTGATGCTCTAGAAGCGTCGGAAGTGCTGGTGATTGATGAAACTATAGACGCATTTTCTAATCAAGAAATTAAAGCAGGCGTGGAAAAATTGCTTAAGAGAATCGGCGTATTGCAGAACCGTATTTTAATGCAGATGAGCTCTTCCGCTTTGGAACGATATGAGCATTTTTTAGAAATGTACCCTGGCTTGACACAACGAGTGCCTCAACGAATGATTGCTTCGTATTTGGGTATCACACCGCAAGCATTGAGTAGAATTCGTAGCAATTCGGCTAAAAAGCTTGAATGA
- a CDS encoding T9SS-dependent choice-of-anchor J family protein — translation MKKHFHSILFIAFAVVSFTVQAQTTVLVNEGFHSGLGGMDQYSFSGSAKWGTTSYGQPAPSAKMSGYSSRSRKNEDWLISPKLDLSNFSNVELSFDEAINYENNVANNCKVMISTNYSGSGNPSNANWIQVNMSARANGNSWTFISTGVLDLSNFTGNSNVHIAFKYTSSNSSAGTWEIDNIYITANTQVQNAAPTISSVGTTPEGIITNTDAVYINANIIDDKSVSSAKVSWGYSSSQLANSIVMNDLGNDIYKSSTSIPPQSSGTKIYYQVSATDNDRSTTSSTVKSFSIESEYLDIVTYNIEWLGKPSKAGLSISRDSQITKAAEDIINIDAEVYALQEIVVDPVNGDALTDLINKLNALDNANTWSGDYNTYFSYWWNPNYNSFPAQRQAYVYKTSKASNVSFTTLLTSEISSGDSRFGSGRLPFMMEADIMINGITQRIHLVNLHLKCCTGSANRRKSSMQTLVNELNNNYRNANVIVLGDLNVADQGGAYGEISTWGIYDDKDSDGANDYEHAAGSVQDLSYYDIDHILISNELTSEYAATPSNLKNQELNTSVSDHKPIKTSLTFQNTGSRTKNTSIEFKDNENSAENSLRIYPNPVENGIIYLDGIDSGKTIIVNIFDEQGRLVISNEVNESNSKISVEELPSGIYFAEISNQIEAIKLVIK, via the coding sequence ATGAAGAAGCATTTTCACTCAATACTTTTCATTGCTTTTGCTGTTGTTTCCTTTACCGTTCAAGCTCAAACAACCGTGCTTGTCAATGAAGGGTTCCACAGTGGCTTAGGAGGAATGGATCAATACAGTTTTTCCGGCAGTGCCAAATGGGGAACCACCAGCTACGGACAACCCGCTCCAAGTGCGAAAATGAGCGGATACTCCAGCAGATCCCGCAAAAATGAAGACTGGTTGATCTCTCCAAAATTAGATCTTTCCAACTTTTCGAATGTGGAACTATCATTTGACGAAGCAATCAACTACGAAAACAATGTCGCCAACAATTGCAAAGTAATGATTTCAACCAATTACTCAGGAAGCGGCAATCCTTCCAATGCTAATTGGATACAAGTAAACATGTCTGCAAGAGCCAACGGCAACAGCTGGACTTTCATATCAACAGGCGTATTGGATTTGAGCAATTTCACTGGAAACTCAAACGTGCATATCGCTTTCAAATACACCTCCTCCAATTCATCTGCGGGGACATGGGAAATAGACAATATTTACATTACAGCAAACACCCAGGTTCAAAATGCAGCTCCGACTATTTCAAGCGTCGGCACCACGCCTGAAGGCATAATCACAAATACTGATGCGGTTTACATCAATGCGAATATCATCGATGATAAATCTGTAAGCTCTGCCAAAGTATCTTGGGGATACTCGAGCAGTCAGCTTGCCAACAGCATTGTTATGAACGATTTAGGAAACGATATCTATAAAAGCTCCACAAGCATTCCTCCTCAATCAAGTGGCACAAAAATTTATTATCAAGTCTCCGCTACTGATAATGACAGAAGCACAACTTCCTCGACAGTTAAAAGCTTTTCTATTGAAAGCGAATACCTTGACATCGTCACTTACAATATAGAATGGCTTGGAAAGCCGAGCAAGGCAGGTTTAAGCATTAGCAGAGATTCCCAAATCACTAAAGCAGCAGAAGATATAATCAACATCGATGCTGAAGTTTACGCGCTTCAAGAAATAGTCGTCGATCCTGTAAACGGCGATGCATTAACAGACTTGATAAATAAGCTGAATGCGCTCGACAATGCAAATACATGGTCAGGCGACTACAACACATACTTTTCTTATTGGTGGAACCCCAATTACAATTCGTTCCCTGCCCAAAGGCAAGCTTATGTTTACAAAACTTCAAAAGCGAGCAATGTATCATTCACGACACTGCTAACATCCGAAATCTCTTCAGGAGATTCTCGATTCGGATCTGGGAGATTGCCTTTTATGATGGAAGCTGACATTATGATCAATGGCATTACTCAGAGAATACACCTTGTCAACCTTCATTTGAAATGCTGCACAGGGAGTGCTAACAGACGAAAAAGCTCCATGCAAACTTTAGTCAATGAACTGAATAACAACTACCGCAATGCAAATGTAATCGTGCTCGGTGATCTAAATGTAGCGGACCAAGGAGGAGCTTATGGGGAAATATCGACATGGGGTATTTATGACGACAAAGATTCCGACGGAGCCAATGACTACGAACATGCCGCTGGATCGGTACAAGACTTAAGCTATTATGATATCGACCATATTTTGATTTCTAATGAACTTACAAGCGAATATGCCGCTACTCCTTCAAACCTAAAAAATCAAGAACTTAACACCAGCGTTTCCGATCACAAGCCTATCAAGACTTCATTGACATTCCAAAACACTGGCAGCAGAACTAAAAACACCTCCATCGAATTCAAAGACAATGAAAACTCTGCTGAAAATAGCTTGAGAATTTATCCTAACCCTGTTGAAAATGGGATAATATACCTTGATGGAATTGATTCTGGCAAAACAATTATTGTGAACATTTTTGATGAACAAGGCCGATTGGTTATTTCAAATGAAGTAAATGAATCCAATTCGAAAATCTCTGTGGAGGAATTGCCAAGCGGCATTTACTTTGCGGAGATATCCAACCAAATCGAAGCGATTAAACTCGTCATCAAATAA
- a CDS encoding YceI family protein, protein MKKIILAMAFFVAGLMVANAQTIVSESSQVKFEVSNMGFGSVDGSFGGMNGQVRFSPDNLENASFNVCVDAASVDTENNGRDKHLKKEDFFYVEKFPEICFSSTTVEKSGDGYEVAGELTMLGVTKQVTIPFAYDENTLNGKFTIQRKDFDLGPSGGFMVGKTVDVNIICVLEENK, encoded by the coding sequence ATGAAAAAAATAATTTTGGCAATGGCATTTTTTGTTGCTGGCTTAATGGTGGCAAATGCTCAAACTATAGTTTCTGAATCTTCCCAAGTAAAGTTTGAAGTCTCCAATATGGGCTTTGGGTCAGTGGATGGAAGCTTTGGGGGGATGAATGGGCAGGTGAGGTTTAGTCCAGATAATTTGGAGAATGCGAGTTTTAACGTATGCGTGGACGCGGCTTCTGTTGATACTGAAAACAATGGCAGAGATAAGCATTTGAAGAAGGAGGATTTTTTTTATGTTGAGAAGTTTCCTGAGATTTGCTTTAGTTCGACTACAGTTGAAAAGTCTGGAGATGGTTATGAAGTTGCCGGTGAGTTGACTATGCTAGGGGTGACAAAACAAGTAACCATTCCATTCGCCTATGATGAAAATACTTTGAACGGAAAATTTACAATCCAACGAAAGGATTTTGATTTAGGTCCCAGTGGAGGTTTTATGGTTGGGAAAACAGTTGATGTGAATATCATTTGCGTGCTGGAGGAAAATAAGTAA
- the ygiD gene encoding 4,5-DOPA dioxygenase extradiol, producing MKRRKFMAKMSMLGLSAPLMPAAQYLSDMKTSLKSNGKAMPALFIGHGSPTNGIESNEFSNYWTKLAEEIPRPKAILCISAHWLTRGTAVTAMKEPKTIHDFGNFSQELYDVQYSAPGDPVLAGRIKTYLAEDYSIGMDHDWGMDHGCWTIARQMYPDADIPVLQMSIDYHKPAQYHYELGKQLAYLRKKGVLILGSGNMVHNLRKAGAPKGMPLSMSSINSEFGYDWALEIDEKFKKLILSKEHESLINYEKLGKAARLAIPTPDHYFPMLYALALQGDREEIDIFNDKCVGGSISMTSFRVG from the coding sequence ATGAAGAGAAGAAAGTTCATGGCGAAAATGTCGATGTTGGGCCTTTCAGCTCCATTGATGCCCGCCGCACAATATTTGTCGGATATGAAAACAAGTTTAAAATCAAATGGCAAGGCAATGCCGGCCTTGTTTATCGGCCACGGAAGTCCAACCAACGGCATAGAAAGCAATGAATTTAGCAATTACTGGACAAAACTAGCTGAAGAAATTCCACGGCCAAAAGCTATACTTTGTATTTCTGCGCATTGGTTGACTAGAGGAACTGCTGTCACGGCTATGAAAGAGCCGAAAACGATCCATGATTTTGGCAATTTTTCGCAGGAATTGTATGATGTTCAATATTCAGCTCCGGGAGATCCTGTATTGGCAGGACGGATTAAAACGTATTTGGCTGAGGACTACTCCATTGGAATGGATCATGACTGGGGCATGGACCATGGTTGCTGGACAATAGCTCGTCAAATGTACCCTGATGCTGATATACCTGTTTTGCAGATGAGCATAGATTATCATAAGCCTGCTCAGTACCATTACGAGCTCGGGAAGCAGTTGGCCTATCTTCGAAAAAAAGGAGTATTGATATTGGGGAGTGGAAATATGGTTCATAATCTTCGCAAAGCTGGAGCTCCTAAAGGAATGCCATTGTCGATGAGCAGTATCAATAGCGAGTTTGGCTATGATTGGGCACTGGAAATAGATGAAAAATTCAAAAAGCTGATTTTAAGCAAAGAGCATGAGAGCTTGATCAATTATGAAAAACTAGGAAAAGCTGCCAGATTGGCCATTCCAACTCCCGATCATTATTTTCCTATGCTTTACGCTTTGGCTTTGCAAGGCGATCGTGAAGAAATAGATATTTTCAATGATAAATGCGTGGGAGGGTCTATCTCTATGACATCATTTAGGGTTGGGTAG
- a CDS encoding alpha-amylase family glycosyl hydrolase translates to MKNYFMIMALALMFGCNCPAEKDSQQTNQVSNPYAPKPYVEISHPEWSKNASIYEVNIRQFTPEGTFKAFEEHLPRLKELGVDILWLMPIHPIGEKNRKGEKGSYYSVKDYYAVNPEFGSMDDFKRLVNKIHGMGMHVIIDWVGNHSAWDNPLVEKHPDWYTKDSKGNFQPTPWYDWSDIIDFDYEKPEVRQYMTEALKFWVKEANIDGYRCDVAGFMPTDFWDQARMELDEIKPVFMLAEWESRDLHKKSFDMTYAWSLYREMHEVAQGKAGLGVLNEYMAHHVNTFPKDGIRMTFVDNHDKNSWEGTPFSMFGDAVEVCMVMATTVEGMPLIYSGQEAGLDRKLAFFDKDLIEWKKHPYADFYKTMLALKKENQALWNGKWGGSMIKIENSAPEKMLSFTREKNGDQIVVLLNFSDSKLDATIESDFHEGSYQEVFSSESKVFNGKDKVKMAPWGYKVFVKSGKHS, encoded by the coding sequence ATGAAGAATTATTTCATGATAATGGCTTTGGCTTTGATGTTTGGATGCAATTGTCCGGCAGAGAAGGATAGCCAACAAACGAATCAAGTTTCCAATCCTTACGCTCCCAAACCTTATGTAGAGATTTCCCATCCCGAGTGGAGCAAAAACGCTTCAATATATGAAGTCAATATCAGGCAGTTTACGCCTGAAGGAACTTTCAAAGCTTTCGAAGAGCATTTGCCAAGGCTTAAGGAATTGGGCGTTGACATTTTATGGTTGATGCCGATTCATCCTATTGGAGAGAAAAATAGAAAAGGAGAAAAAGGAAGTTATTACTCTGTTAAAGATTATTATGCTGTGAATCCTGAGTTTGGATCGATGGATGATTTCAAGCGTTTGGTGAATAAAATTCACGGCATGGGCATGCACGTCATCATAGACTGGGTTGGCAACCACTCAGCTTGGGATAATCCATTAGTGGAAAAGCATCCTGACTGGTATACTAAAGACTCAAAGGGTAATTTTCAGCCAACTCCATGGTATGATTGGTCGGATATTATTGACTTTGATTACGAAAAGCCTGAAGTAAGACAATACATGACCGAGGCTCTTAAGTTTTGGGTGAAAGAAGCGAATATCGATGGATACCGTTGCGATGTGGCTGGGTTCATGCCAACGGACTTTTGGGATCAAGCTAGAATGGAATTGGATGAGATTAAGCCAGTTTTCATGTTGGCGGAATGGGAATCGAGAGATTTGCACAAGAAATCGTTTGACATGACTTATGCGTGGAGCTTGTACAGAGAAATGCATGAAGTCGCTCAAGGCAAAGCTGGTCTTGGTGTTTTGAATGAATATATGGCGCATCATGTGAATACATTCCCAAAAGACGGTATTCGAATGACATTTGTGGATAATCATGACAAGAACTCATGGGAAGGAACGCCTTTCAGCATGTTTGGAGACGCGGTGGAAGTGTGCATGGTCATGGCGACGACTGTGGAAGGAATGCCTTTGATTTACAGCGGGCAAGAAGCCGGCTTGGATAGAAAGTTGGCGTTTTTCGACAAGGATTTGATCGAATGGAAAAAACATCCATATGCTGACTTTTATAAGACCATGCTGGCATTGAAAAAGGAAAATCAAGCTCTTTGGAATGGCAAGTGGGGAGGAAGCATGATAAAAATCGAGAATTCAGCTCCTGAGAAGATGTTGTCATTCACCAGAGAGAAAAACGGCGATCAAATAGTGGTATTGCTTAATTTTTCTGACTCGAAACTTGACGCTACGATAGAAAGCGATTTTCATGAGGGAAGCTATCAAGAGGTGTTTAGCTCAGAGTCTAAGGTTTTTAATGGAAAAGACAAGGTTAAAATGGCTCCTTGGGGCTATAAGGTATTTGTCAAAAGCGGAAAACACAGCTAA
- a CDS encoding S41 family peptidase, translated as MNKTLSLILILSLFIFQACNEQTNELDNQQPNTPSDEESIANRNSINLNIYGQMNDVYLWRTEMPLLSNLDTAQNPRSFFDHLIYKEDDRWSYITDEYQTFVNSLQGIEKSFGFQILPYLKASDSDEIIGEIAFVEPNTPASEVEIKRGERIVKVNGSTINRDNYIELLYETDPMNLTLQQVNAQGLVLSEREVSISGVELQSDPFLINKTIEYGGRKIGYLVFNSFIHETFDEKLQNIFDDFKGQGVTEFILDLRYNSGGSVKTANMLADLLAPSMYDGALFTQKIWNDRYNEYFIQEEGENSEALKDFISQNRNNLELSRLYIITDRYTASASELIINGLSPYLNVILVGRTTAGKYTASITLQNDVDENWAIQPIVYKSANALGNTDYGDGFIPLFEVRDDFQHQLGDPEEARLATALSDITGIAARKTFDQSTIRESLPIPKDDRMFDELK; from the coding sequence ATGAATAAAACACTATCACTAATACTAATTCTATCACTGTTTATTTTTCAAGCATGCAATGAGCAAACTAACGAACTTGACAACCAACAACCAAACACTCCTTCCGATGAAGAGTCAATTGCCAATAGAAACTCAATCAATTTGAATATTTATGGACAAATGAATGATGTCTACCTATGGAGAACTGAAATGCCTTTATTGAGCAATTTGGACACAGCTCAAAACCCCAGAAGCTTTTTCGATCATTTGATATACAAAGAAGACGATCGCTGGTCATACATTACCGACGAATATCAAACGTTTGTAAACTCGCTTCAAGGCATTGAAAAATCATTCGGATTTCAAATCTTGCCCTATTTAAAAGCTTCCGACTCGGATGAAATAATCGGGGAAATAGCTTTTGTGGAGCCCAATACCCCTGCCAGCGAAGTGGAAATAAAGAGAGGTGAAAGAATTGTCAAAGTCAATGGCTCAACCATCAATCGAGACAATTACATTGAATTGCTTTATGAGACAGATCCTATGAATCTTACTCTCCAACAAGTCAACGCTCAAGGCCTAGTTCTTTCGGAAAGAGAAGTTAGCATTTCAGGAGTAGAGCTGCAATCCGATCCTTTTTTGATAAATAAAACTATTGAATATGGCGGGCGCAAAATCGGCTACTTGGTATTCAATTCATTTATACATGAAACTTTCGACGAAAAACTTCAAAACATATTCGACGACTTCAAAGGGCAAGGCGTAACGGAATTCATTCTAGACCTAAGATATAATTCAGGAGGAAGCGTAAAAACAGCCAACATGCTCGCGGACTTGTTAGCTCCTAGCATGTACGATGGAGCTTTATTCACTCAAAAAATATGGAATGACCGATACAATGAATATTTCATTCAAGAAGAGGGTGAAAACTCCGAAGCTCTTAAAGATTTTATTTCTCAAAACAGAAACAATTTGGAGCTTAGCAGACTGTACATAATCACTGACAGATACACAGCTTCAGCTAGCGAACTAATCATCAATGGCCTTTCTCCATACTTGAATGTAATATTAGTAGGCAGAACGACAGCAGGCAAATACACTGCTTCTATTACTCTGCAAAACGATGTGGATGAAAATTGGGCAATACAACCAATTGTCTACAAGAGCGCCAATGCGCTTGGCAACACGGATTACGGAGATGGGTTCATTCCTTTATTTGAAGTTAGAGATGATTTTCAGCACCAACTAGGCGATCCTGAAGAGGCAAGACTGGCTACAGCTCTCAGCGATATAACAGGAATCGCTGCCAGAAAAACTTTCGATCAATCAACCATAAGAGAATCTCTTCCTATACCTAAGGACGACAGAATGTTTGATGAATTAAAATAA
- the hisD gene encoding histidinol dehydrogenase has protein sequence MEKFIEPNINDWPELISRPVKNFDDIKKIVQPVLDKIKHEGDSALKEFTQKFDGAEINDFLVSTEELDKASSLVSQELKEALQLAKNNIEKFHAAQADEVLTVETMPGVSCVRKSVAIRKVGLYIPGGTAPLFSTVLMLAIPAKIAGCKEIVLCTPPNKEGNIHPAILYAAKLTGINTVIKAGGAQAVAAMAFGTESVPKVDKIFGPGNQYVTAAKQIVSQSEKVAIDMPAGPSEVAVYADAASIPSFVASDLLSQAEHGVDSQVILVADTEKTVDEINDAVAEQLELLSRKDIAIEALKNSRAFVINNKQTAIDFLNEYAAEHLILANEDADDVAEQIINAGSVFIGNFTPESAGDYASGTNHTLPTNGYANAYSGVSLDSFVKKITFQKITKEGIKAIGPSIELMAEEEQLDAHKNAVTLRLKYLQENV, from the coding sequence ATGGAAAAATTCATTGAACCCAACATAAATGACTGGCCGGAGCTTATCAGCCGACCAGTCAAAAATTTTGATGACATCAAGAAAATCGTCCAGCCGGTGCTTGACAAAATCAAACATGAAGGTGATTCAGCGCTCAAAGAATTTACGCAAAAATTCGATGGAGCTGAAATAAATGATTTCTTGGTATCAACTGAAGAGTTGGACAAAGCCTCGTCACTCGTTTCTCAAGAGTTGAAAGAAGCTTTGCAACTTGCAAAAAACAATATCGAAAAGTTTCACGCTGCTCAAGCTGATGAAGTTTTGACAGTGGAAACCATGCCCGGAGTTAGTTGCGTTAGAAAAAGCGTTGCTATCCGCAAAGTAGGCTTGTATATTCCAGGAGGCACAGCGCCGCTTTTCTCAACGGTTTTAATGCTAGCTATCCCGGCAAAAATCGCTGGATGCAAAGAAATCGTTCTTTGCACACCTCCTAACAAAGAAGGAAACATACACCCAGCTATTCTTTACGCGGCAAAGCTCACAGGCATAAATACTGTTATCAAGGCCGGTGGAGCGCAAGCGGTTGCGGCGATGGCTTTCGGCACAGAATCCGTGCCTAAAGTGGACAAGATATTCGGGCCGGGCAATCAATACGTTACTGCGGCCAAACAAATCGTCAGCCAGTCTGAAAAAGTAGCGATTGACATGCCGGCAGGACCTTCAGAAGTGGCCGTTTATGCTGATGCTGCTTCGATCCCATCCTTTGTCGCTTCAGATTTGCTTTCACAAGCCGAACACGGTGTAGACAGTCAGGTAATATTAGTAGCGGACACCGAAAAAACCGTAGATGAAATCAATGACGCTGTTGCCGAGCAATTAGAGCTACTTTCTAGAAAAGACATTGCCATTGAAGCTTTGAAAAACAGCCGCGCTTTTGTCATCAACAACAAACAAACTGCTATTGATTTCTTGAATGAATATGCAGCGGAACACTTGATATTAGCAAATGAAGACGCTGATGATGTAGCGGAACAAATCATAAATGCAGGATCTGTATTTATAGGAAACTTCACGCCGGAATCAGCCGGAGACTACGCATCAGGCACAAATCACACACTACCGACAAATGGTTACGCCAATGCGTACAGTGGAGTATCATTGGATAGTTTTGTAAAGAAAATCACTTTCCAAAAGATTACTAAAGAAGGAATAAAAGCCATAGGTCCAAGCATTGAACTCATGGCTGAAGAAGAGCAACTAGATGCTCATAAGAATGCTGTTACTTTGAGACTTAAATATTTACAGGAAAATGTTTAA
- the hisG gene encoding ATP phosphoribosyltransferase, translated as MTTIRIAIQKKGRLSDESIKLLKECGIKFSNGTGKLKAKASNFPVEFLFLRDDDIPGYVADGVADLGIVGLNEAVEKDKNTDIVKELGFSKCRLSLAIPKDKDYPGLQYFEGQSVATSYPKILEDYFKEKGINADIHEISGSVEIAPSIGLAVGICDIVSTGSTLMSNGLKEVEEIFYSQAVLLGHKDLPAEKQAILNKLLFRIDAVQEGKTKKYIMLNAPNHSLDQIIEILPGVKSPTITPLKSEGWSSVQAVINEDDFWEVIEGLKANGAEGILVLPIEKMIA; from the coding sequence ATGACTACTATTAGAATCGCCATTCAAAAGAAAGGCAGACTCAGCGATGAATCCATCAAATTGCTTAAAGAATGCGGCATCAAATTCAGCAACGGAACAGGCAAGCTTAAAGCCAAAGCGTCCAACTTTCCTGTCGAGTTTTTATTCCTAAGAGACGATGACATACCAGGCTATGTAGCTGACGGTGTGGCGGATCTGGGAATCGTAGGTTTGAATGAAGCCGTGGAAAAAGACAAAAACACTGATATTGTCAAAGAGCTTGGATTCTCTAAATGCAGACTTTCATTAGCTATTCCAAAAGATAAAGATTATCCTGGCCTGCAATATTTCGAAGGACAAAGTGTCGCAACATCATATCCTAAAATTCTTGAAGACTACTTCAAGGAAAAGGGAATCAACGCCGACATTCACGAAATCAGCGGTTCGGTTGAAATTGCTCCTAGTATTGGTCTAGCCGTAGGTATATGCGATATTGTAAGCACAGGAAGCACGCTTATGAGCAATGGTCTTAAGGAAGTTGAGGAAATCTTCTATTCTCAAGCGGTGCTTTTAGGCCACAAGGATCTTCCTGCGGAGAAACAAGCGATATTGAATAAACTTTTGTTTAGAATTGACGCGGTTCAAGAAGGCAAAACGAAGAAGTATATCATGCTTAATGCTCCAAATCATTCTTTAGATCAAATCATTGAAATCTTGCCGGGCGTTAAAAGCCCTACCATCACTCCGTTGAAGTCAGAAGGATGGAGTTCTGTTCAGGCAGTTATCAACGAAGATGATTTCTGGGAAGTAATCGAAGGCCTTAAAGCCAATGGAGCTGAAGGCATACTTGTTCTTCCAATCGAAAAAATGATTGCCTAA
- a CDS encoding RNA polymerase sigma-70 factor: protein MTEIDDQRLFEMLKNDENAYTAFDTLFTRHYEKLCQFAWRYCNNKYLSEDCVTDVWLKIWEKRELIETPENVRAYLYKMVRNKSIDMMQSHSKRSGILGMLDEAMTIADNTNTDDAILQGELNAKINKALKNLPEKASTAFTLHRFEQMSYIQISEILGVSVSSVEKYLIACLKELRSVLKAQD, encoded by the coding sequence ATGACTGAAATTGATGATCAAAGGCTTTTCGAAATGCTTAAAAATGATGAAAATGCATATACGGCTTTCGATACGCTTTTCACAAGACATTATGAAAAGCTTTGCCAATTCGCATGGAGATATTGCAACAACAAATATCTTTCAGAAGATTGTGTCACGGATGTATGGTTAAAAATTTGGGAAAAAAGAGAGCTCATCGAAACGCCTGAAAATGTAAGGGCTTATTTGTATAAAATGGTAAGAAATAAATCCATTGACATGATGCAAAGCCATTCTAAAAGATCAGGAATATTAGGCATGCTGGATGAAGCCATGACCATTGCTGACAATACGAACACTGACGACGCTATTCTTCAAGGAGAGCTAAATGCTAAAATAAACAAAGCCTTGAAAAACCTCCCTGAAAAAGCTTCGACAGCATTTACTCTGCACAGATTCGAGCAAATGAGTTATATCCAAATCAGTGAAATATTGGGAGTATCCGTAAGCAGTGTGGAAAAATACCTTATAGCCTGCCTGAAAGAACTTAGAAGCGTGCTCAAAGCTCAAGATTAA